TCATTTATCATGGTTTAAGTTGTGAAGAGAACctcaaccttgtttgtaaaggtccgatcgccgccttcaagggcaccactagtggaatcacggcTTCTTGCATTATTTGTGCTAGGGTGTGAGGAGAATGAGGTGGTCCTAGTGACATCTTGGGGCGGATTGTGCCTCCACACctctccaacggagacgtacctCCCCTAAAGGAGGAAACTTCGGCAACATATTCTCGTCTTCATCGACTCCACTTGTGGTTACCTCGTGCAAGCTATTATCTTCTTTTTACCTTATGCTTGTATTTCTTGTCGCTGTGCTTGTCTTATAGGTTgtccacctagttgcatatctaaaCAACCTATTTTCTTGTTGAGCCTTAATATTATTAAAAGAAGTAAAAAAGTTTGTTAGTCGCCTATTCCAGGCTGATCCTTTCAGTTAAAACTTACAAAAGAGTGATAATGTGTGTAAAAATACTCAATTATCGTAGATATTCTCTTCTAGCGACACATCACCTGGCAACACGATTAACCTACTGAGTTAGCCTATTTGACAATAGCAAATATTGCAGCATGAAAAGCAACTAAGGTTGTGTTTGATAGTAAAGTATTAAAAAAACCAAAGTATTGAAAACTACAACATTTTAGCATGTAGGTGTAAGATAACATAGTTTTGACATACCACAGTATTTTGAAGTATTGAGAATACTTTGAGCTGTTTGGTAGTGCTGTATATATCGACACACCTACTAACTAGCTAGCCGTTTTTTACTTGCTTACCCTGTTACCCAAACCCAACGGCCATGCAAAAAGGCCACCCATATGCACAAAGTCCACAGCTAAACTGGAATGACCATGCCCAAAGCTCGTCCTGCAGCTTAGAAAGATAAGAAACACAGTGCACTGCGCTAGTCATCAACTCCTTCCTCTCAGTTACGGCGAGATGACTCGGACGTGCCGTCGGCTGGCCAGCACCGTAGCAGATGCACGAAGAGAAGTAGGAGCGGTGGTGATGCAATCTTCATGAGGCGGCAAGCGGCAGGTGATGCAATCCTCAGCAAGCAAGGCCTACTAGCTTCATGCCACGGGCCTCCTTGAGAAGGAAACAAATGATTAAGCTTACTAGCCGTTTTTCCATGGTCGTCTCTTTGTCTGTCCAAGCAACCTGAGGGAGAGACGATCTCCAGCAACGAGAGAGCAGCGGCGGCATAGGAACGAACAAGGACGAATAAACGTGTTCTTTTTTTGCCTGCTCTGTTTTAAAAAAAGAGGTTCAGGGTTCTTTTTATTAGACAGAGACAATACTGCATTTTGAGTAATACTGTAGTATTAATATTGCAGTTTTTTGTGAAGGCCAAACAACTCAAAGTAATTAAAACCATAGTATTTAGAAAAACTGTAGTATTCACAAAATACTTCAAAAATGCAGAGCTATCAAACGGGGCCTAAGAAGTACTTGCCGCAAGTAAAAGATTAAGAAGTGGTTAGCTCCAAATAAATATTGGAAATGATAGGCATTTTTAGACTGCAAAAGCCAAGGGTGTCACAACTTACGCCATATATTACTCGTTATTTTACAACTTATTTTTACGTCATCCAATTATTATTAGATACTGACCCGTTAACCAGTGAATAAAATACTATAAAGATAAGCATGCATCTGGCAAAATTCGTACTATCTCCGTTTCAGTTTACAAGTCCTACGCGTATATCTAGGTTGTCAATTTTATCAccctaatataaactatataacacaaaaaCTACACCGTTTGAAAATAGAACATCTGAAGTTTATAttggtatattttttgtaatatatgacttgtattaggttggtcaaattgaCGACTTAGGAGTACGCGCTCGCCTTGTAAACTGAGAGAGAGGTAGTACTAGTAGATGATAACTAATTAAAGCTGGCCAAACCCCCCCAACAAAAAAAAGGAACAAATGTACAACGTTTGATTTTCTTAATTTCTTTTTTGTTGCGTGCTTCCAAGCATTACTTTACTTGTAACATATATGCACAATAGCATGGAGACATGTCAAACCAATAATCCCGTGAGTCATCGGATGGCTCTTGCAGGTTACCATGTCTCCATCTCTGTCCCCACATCAACTATATATTTAACACCAGTGTCATGCAAAACATATGCACGCAGCTGCTGCAATCAGCCTGACACAGTAGTAAGACAGTGTAGCATGCACATTGCCTGTCTTGAAGATTTGAACATTAATCACCCACGAAAACGGAATAATGGCACCCCATCTGCAAGACGTCAAGAAAATTAATGGTAACGGCCATCATCCTTTTTTTCACACGAGAATCAAATCCACGATGAGCAATACTGCATTAAATATCGCATAAACCGTTACAGAAACTGCAAGTAAATGAGTAAAATGACCAGAAGATACTCAACTGAATAACCAAAAGATACGCATTCATCCGACAGTTACTGCGATGCAGCCAACATCTAGGGAAGATTAACCCGCGTACGTACAGGGAGGAGGAAGCAATTAGGATCTGCCAAAAATCGCGAGCGACGCACACGCCACGCACGTACGACGAGATGGATGGATATATACAGACGAGGCGAGACGAGACGGgacgggccggcggcggcgaggcttCTTAGGCTCACCGGATGGTCTTCCCACTCGCTCGCTCCCCCACATCATCATCCCGTTCCCGTCCACCGGAAGTGGACTTTCCCCAATACGGACtcgctccaccaccacctcctcctccgcctcttcttcttcttccacagTCCCACACGCTTTCCGTTCCTCCCCACCTCCCGCCGCGACTCCTCGCGCCCACGCCATGGAAGTGTCCAAGCAGGCGTCCTGGCCCGACGACTTCCTCTGCCCCATCTCGCTCGAGGTCATGACGGACCCCGTCATCCTCCCCTCCGGCCACACCTTCGAGCGCCGCAGCATCCAGCGCTGGCTCGACGGGGGCCACCGGACCTGCCCCGTCACCAACCTGCCTCTCCCCCCTGACCCCACGCTCATCCCCAACCACGCGCTGCGCCGCCTCATAGCGGCCGTTTCCGTTTCGCCGGCGGCCGTGTCCGCGGACAAGGCCCTCGCGGGGGACTGCCAGGGGCAAGGGGCGGTGCCGGCGTCGTCCTCCTCCGTCCTGGGGATGCTCAGGCTGGCCAAGTCTGGGCCGGCCGGGCGGAGGGAGGTGCTGGAGTCCGGCGCGGTCGCGGTGCTGCTCCAGCACGCGGCCGCGGGGgacgaggcggcggccagggcgcTCCTGTATCTCAGCCTCGACGGCGACGACGCGCGCGTCGGCCTCGTGGCGGACGGCGCCGTCGACGCGCTCTGCGCGGCCGTGTCCGCCGGCGGCGCGGCCGCCGCCCACGCGGCTACGGCGCTGACGAGCCTCGCCACCG
This sequence is a window from Aegilops tauschii subsp. strangulata cultivar AL8/78 chromosome 7, Aet v6.0, whole genome shotgun sequence. Protein-coding genes within it:
- the LOC109733685 gene encoding U-box domain-containing protein 8, with amino-acid sequence MEVSKQASWPDDFLCPISLEVMTDPVILPSGHTFERRSIQRWLDGGHRTCPVTNLPLPPDPTLIPNHALRRLIAAVSVSPAAVSADKALAGDCQGQGAVPASSSSVLGMLRLAKSGPAGRREVLESGAVAVLLQHAAAGDEAAARALLYLSLDGDDARVGLVADGAVDALCAAVSAGGAAAAHAATALTSLATVGVNKCTIGAHPSAVPALSRLLWRGGARERREAATTLYELCKLPENRRRTVRAGAAPALVELAANGSARAVEVLGLLAKNREGRHDLSRIPDIVAVLCTVAGSGNARAIDQALVVLNWICSESNELAMEAIKLGAFQLCEALVNDDNCKIAKNAVELARTLEKA